One genomic region from Microcystis panniformis FACHB-1757 encodes:
- a CDS encoding low molecular weight protein-tyrosine-phosphatase, protein MPYNWQFSDDSTGQFMPYKLLFVCLGNICRSPAAENIMTYLIEQEGLGNKILCDSAGTAGYHIGSPPDSRMNTAAKKRGIPLQGTARQFTREDFENFDLILAMDKANYQDILSLDRTGKYQEKVKLMCDYARYHPEKEVPDPYYGGREGFDRVIELLLDSCGSLLEDVKNKI, encoded by the coding sequence ATGCCCTATAATTGGCAATTTAGTGATGATTCTACCGGTCAATTTATGCCCTATAAACTACTCTTCGTCTGTTTAGGAAATATCTGTCGTTCTCCCGCTGCCGAGAATATCATGACTTATCTGATTGAACAAGAAGGATTAGGCAATAAAATCCTCTGTGATTCTGCGGGGACTGCGGGTTATCATATCGGTTCTCCTCCCGATTCTCGCATGAATACGGCGGCTAAAAAACGCGGTATTCCTCTGCAAGGGACAGCCAGACAATTTACTCGCGAGGATTTCGAGAATTTTGATCTAATCTTAGCCATGGATAAAGCCAATTATCAAGATATTTTATCCCTAGATCGAACAGGAAAATATCAAGAAAAGGTCAAGTTAATGTGTGACTATGCCCGTTATCACCCAGAAAAAGAAGTTCCCGATCCCTACTACGGTGGTCGGGAAGGTTTTGACCGCGTAATCGAGCTACTTTTAGACTCCTGTGGCAGTCTTTTGGAGGACGTAAAAAACAAAATTTAA
- a CDS encoding response regulator transcription factor — MPLLILIADDDPGIRLAVKDYLELAGYSVVAASNGLEALNLLDTYHPHLLVSDIKMPRLDGYSLVTKVRQQPEFRLLPVIFLTERGSTEERIRGYQVGCDIYLPKPFEMEELKAVIRNLLERSQMVQSERQYQKLKPEESPKTRDVLTSSLQDDFKLTNREREVLEHLARGLSNSEIGQKLHLSSRTIEKYVSSLLRKTTTNNRAELVRFSLEHRLID, encoded by the coding sequence ATGCCTCTTTTGATTCTAATTGCCGATGATGACCCCGGTATCCGCCTAGCGGTTAAAGATTATTTAGAATTAGCAGGTTATAGTGTGGTAGCGGCGAGTAATGGTTTGGAAGCTTTGAATTTATTGGATACCTATCATCCCCATCTTTTGGTATCGGATATCAAAATGCCGCGTTTAGACGGTTATTCTTTGGTGACTAAGGTGCGGCAACAGCCAGAATTTAGGTTATTGCCGGTAATTTTTTTAACCGAAAGAGGGTCAACAGAGGAAAGAATCCGCGGTTATCAAGTGGGTTGTGATATCTATCTTCCTAAACCTTTTGAGATGGAGGAATTAAAAGCAGTTATTCGCAATCTTTTAGAGCGATCGCAAATGGTGCAAAGTGAACGTCAATATCAGAAATTAAAACCAGAAGAAAGCCCCAAAACTAGGGATGTTTTAACTTCTTCTTTACAGGACGATTTTAAGTTAACTAATCGCGAGCGGGAAGTGTTAGAACATTTAGCCCGGGGACTTTCTAACAGTGAAATTGGGCAAAAACTGCATCTTAGTTCTCGCACGATCGAGAAATATGTTAGTAGTTTACTCAGAAAAACAACTACTAATAATCGCGCCGAATTGGTGCGTTTTTCCCTCGAACACAGATTAATCGATTAG
- a CDS encoding branched-chain amino acid ABC transporter permease encodes MTDYLVSLTIWAGIYAIFALGLNLQWGFTGLINFGHVAFATLGAYATVLLTLQGVPMIFAAIVGAILGALLGLAIGFSTLRLRADYLAIVTIGVSELIRLLVLNEDWLTKGSFGLQRYPLPLNINPSFAVKLLIIALFTLLAIFALWQLGRNLQRQWREAGQISGKSYQPTQKRALIFWGSLGAIILLFLYINGVIALNDYNDKAGLMVVVLVLLALVYSGLELLLRSPWGRILKAIREDEEIPRALGKNVFWYKLQSLMLGGAIAGLAGAFLAWQLTTIYPTNFEPLLTFNAWIIIILGGSGSNAGTLLGSIIFWAYDSLTRFILPQLAIFNDSQLGALRIMIIGLLLMVLMIWRPQGILGKKEELTLGK; translated from the coding sequence ATGACAGATTATTTGGTTTCCCTGACAATTTGGGCGGGTATTTACGCGATTTTTGCCCTCGGTTTAAATCTACAATGGGGATTTACTGGCTTAATTAACTTTGGTCACGTTGCTTTTGCCACTTTAGGGGCTTATGCAACGGTTTTATTAACTTTACAGGGTGTACCGATGATTTTTGCCGCTATTGTCGGGGCGATCCTAGGGGCATTGTTGGGATTGGCTATCGGTTTTTCCACCCTGAGATTAAGAGCCGATTATCTAGCAATTGTCACCATCGGGGTATCTGAGTTAATTCGTTTACTGGTGCTTAACGAGGATTGGTTAACGAAAGGCAGTTTCGGACTACAACGTTATCCCCTACCTTTGAATATAAATCCCAGTTTTGCCGTCAAATTATTAATTATTGCCCTGTTTACCCTGCTTGCTATCTTTGCTCTCTGGCAATTGGGGCGCAATCTGCAACGACAATGGCGCGAAGCTGGGCAAATTAGCGGCAAAAGCTATCAACCGACGCAAAAGAGAGCTTTAATCTTTTGGGGGTCGTTAGGGGCGATAATACTGCTTTTTCTGTATATAAACGGTGTAATTGCCTTGAATGACTATAATGACAAAGCCGGGTTGATGGTGGTAGTTTTAGTCCTCCTCGCTCTCGTTTATTCTGGTTTAGAATTACTTTTGCGATCGCCTTGGGGACGCATCCTCAAAGCGATTCGGGAAGATGAAGAAATTCCCCGGGCCTTGGGAAAAAATGTCTTTTGGTATAAGTTACAATCTTTGATGTTAGGCGGTGCGATCGCTGGTTTGGCCGGGGCTTTTTTAGCCTGGCAATTAACCACCATTTACCCGACTAATTTTGAACCGTTATTGACTTTTAACGCTTGGATTATTATCATTCTCGGTGGCTCTGGTAGCAATGCCGGCACCTTACTAGGATCAATAATTTTCTGGGCTTACGATTCCCTGACTCGCTTTATTCTACCCCAATTAGCTATTTTTAATGATAGCCAATTAGGGGCTTTACGGATTATGATTATCGGTCTGCTGCTCATGGTTTTAATGATCTGGCGACCCCAGGGTATCCTCGGCAAAAAAGAGGAGTTAACTTTGGGAAAATAA
- a CDS encoding ABC transporter ATP-binding protein — MLLSAKGLSKSFGGIRAVNNAYLEVPQGSITGLIGPNGAGKTTLFNLLSNFIRPDKGEVFLDGQPIHQLPPYQIALKGCVRTFQVARVLSRLTVLENMLLASPGQTGENFLNVWFQGAKIRQQEQENRAKALDILDSIGLGEKAHDYAGALSGGQRKLLEIGRALMTEPKLILLDEPAAGVNPTLIGQISDHIIEWNRQGITFLIIEHNMDVIMSLCHHIWVLAEGTNLADGIPSEIQKNERVLKAYLGD, encoded by the coding sequence ATGTTACTTTCTGCCAAAGGATTATCGAAAAGTTTTGGGGGCATTCGCGCCGTCAATAATGCTTATTTGGAGGTGCCGCAGGGCAGCATCACCGGGTTAATCGGACCAAATGGAGCCGGCAAAACCACACTTTTTAACCTTTTATCTAATTTTATTCGCCCAGATAAAGGGGAAGTTTTTCTTGATGGTCAGCCGATTCATCAGCTGCCTCCCTATCAAATTGCCCTGAAAGGATGTGTGAGAACTTTTCAAGTCGCCAGGGTATTATCCCGATTAACGGTGTTAGAAAATATGCTCTTAGCTAGTCCGGGACAAACGGGAGAAAATTTTCTCAACGTCTGGTTTCAGGGGGCAAAAATTCGCCAACAGGAACAGGAAAATCGTGCCAAAGCTTTGGACATATTAGATTCGATCGGTCTAGGGGAAAAAGCGCATGATTATGCGGGAGCTTTATCGGGAGGACAGCGTAAATTATTAGAGATTGGCCGAGCGCTAATGACCGAGCCAAAATTAATTTTATTAGATGAACCAGCCGCCGGAGTTAATCCCACTTTAATCGGTCAAATCAGCGACCATATTATCGAGTGGAATCGTCAGGGAATTACCTTTTTAATTATCGAGCATAATATGGATGTGATTATGTCCCTTTGTCACCACATTTGGGTATTAGCAGAAGGGACAAATTTAGCCGATGGCATTCCCAGCGAAATCCAAAAAAACGAGCGGGTTTTAAAGGCTTATTTAGGAGACTAA
- the hisH gene encoding imidazole glycerol phosphate synthase subunit HisH, translated as MTLIAVIDYDMGNLHSACKGLETVGAVPKITDSPLDLEKADAIVLPGVGSFDPAVRQIRSRHLEKPIKAAIANGKPFLGICLGLQILFDSSEEGQEAGLGIIPGTVRRFRSEPGITIPHMGWNQLDFTQPDHALWQGLPPHPHVYFVHSYYVDPLDSHLTAATVTHGSQTVTAAIARDRLVAVQFHPEKSSTNGLKILANFVQQVQKLALVS; from the coding sequence ATGACCTTAATCGCTGTCATCGATTATGACATGGGAAATCTGCACTCTGCCTGTAAAGGACTGGAAACCGTGGGTGCAGTGCCGAAAATTACCGATTCTCCCCTCGATCTGGAAAAAGCTGACGCTATTGTCTTACCCGGAGTCGGTTCTTTTGATCCTGCTGTCCGGCAAATTCGCAGCCGTCATCTCGAAAAACCGATCAAAGCGGCGATCGCTAATGGTAAACCCTTCCTCGGTATCTGTCTCGGTTTACAAATTCTCTTTGACTCATCAGAGGAAGGTCAAGAGGCGGGTTTAGGGATTATTCCGGGGACAGTGCGCCGTTTTCGCTCAGAACCGGGCATTACCATTCCCCACATGGGTTGGAATCAATTAGACTTCACCCAGCCGGATCATGCTCTTTGGCAGGGATTACCCCCGCATCCTCACGTCTATTTTGTCCATTCCTATTATGTCGATCCCCTTGATAGTCATCTAACTGCCGCCACCGTCACCCACGGCAGTCAAACGGTGACGGCAGCGATCGCTCGTGATCGTTTGGTAGCGGTGCAGTTTCACCCGGAAAAATCCTCGACTAATGGCTTAAAAATTCTGGCTAACTTTGTTCAGCAGGTGCAAAAATTAGCTTTAGTCTCCTAA
- a CDS encoding transposase codes for MILDEFKLSKRECLEVFLYAIKKALDKHQFKLYALCIMSNHVHYLIAPAQPEDLPKIMHFLNWYKAM; via the coding sequence CTGATTCTCGATGAGTTCAAACTATCCAAGCGGGAATGCCTGGAGGTATTTCTTTATGCCATCAAGAAGGCTTTAGACAAACACCAGTTTAAGCTTTATGCTCTCTGTATCATGTCTAATCATGTCCATTATCTGATCGCACCTGCCCAACCAGAAGATTTACCCAAAATTATGCACTTTCTCAACTGGTACAAGGCGATGTGA
- a CDS encoding Uma2 family endonuclease produces MIATTTISPQLTIPRLENGDKLTRREFERRYNAMPNLKKAELIEGIVYIMASPLRIKNHGEPPADIIGWLSVYKAFTPNLQLGDNCTVRLDADNEPQPDALLRIKNGGQSTISEDGYVEGAPELIVEIAASTVSLDLHQKLKVYRRNQVQEYLVWRVDDGEFDWFRLTNEEYIKLEPNSEGIICSQIFPGLGLDRDALLAGDLVKVLEVLQLGMARIKN; encoded by the coding sequence ATGATAGCAACTACAACAATTTCTCCTCAATTAACCATTCCACGCCTAGAAAATGGGGACAAGCTCACTCGTCGTGAATTTGAGCGTAGATATAATGCCATGCCAAATCTGAAAAAAGCAGAACTCATTGAAGGAATTGTTTATATTATGGCTTCTCCCCTCAGAATTAAGAACCATGGTGAACCCCCTGCTGATATTATAGGTTGGCTAAGTGTGTATAAAGCCTTTACTCCCAATCTGCAATTAGGGGATAATTGTACGGTTCGTCTTGATGCGGACAATGAACCTCAACCCGATGCACTATTAAGAATTAAAAATGGTGGACAATCAACAATTAGTGAGGATGGTTATGTCGAAGGTGCGCCAGAGTTAATCGTCGAAATTGCAGCGAGTACCGTCTCCCTTGACTTACATCAAAAACTTAAGGTTTATCGCCGTAACCAAGTGCAAGAATATCTAGTCTGGCGAGTTGACGATGGAGAATTTGATTGGTTTAGATTAACCAATGAAGAATATATTAAACTTGAACCGAACTCAGAAGGGATAATTTGTTCTCAGATATTCCCTGGATTAGGGTTAGATAGAGATGCTTTACTAGCCGGTGACTTAGTCAAGGTTTTAGAGGTTTTGCAATTGGGAATGGCAAGGATAAAAAATTAA
- a CDS encoding Rpn family recombination-promoting nuclease/putative transposase — protein MKTDKIFYTLFQVFPELLFQLLGESPNLAQNYQFKSIEIKELAFRLDGVFIPDADHPDYPLYFVEVQFQKDEDFYWRFMTQLFLYLKQYKPERTCCPVILWGKRRLDIGFPIAYQNLLNLERIQRIYLDEIEAESPPSLGISILQFILISGKKAPEQVQSLIEQTRRQIIDPNTQRNVIELIEKIIIYKFPQKSRQELEAMFNLTEWKQTKFYQEAKEEGKIEGKLEGKLEGKLEGKIEGKIEGKIEGKIEGKLEGKLEGKLETIPLLIRLGLNEEQIARELNIKIEIVRQFIANQNN, from the coding sequence ATGAAAACCGATAAAATCTTTTATACCCTATTTCAAGTCTTTCCCGAACTTCTCTTTCAACTGCTGGGGGAATCTCCGAATCTAGCGCAAAATTATCAATTCAAGTCAATCGAAATCAAAGAATTGGCTTTCCGGCTCGATGGCGTATTTATTCCCGATGCTGACCACCCGGATTATCCGCTTTACTTTGTCGAAGTTCAATTTCAAAAAGACGAGGATTTTTATTGGCGATTTATGACTCAGCTCTTCCTGTATCTCAAGCAGTATAAGCCGGAACGCACCTGCTGTCCCGTTATTCTGTGGGGAAAGCGCCGCTTGGACATTGGGTTTCCCATCGCTTACCAAAATTTGCTAAACTTAGAGCGGATCCAACGAATATATCTCGATGAAATCGAGGCTGAATCTCCTCCCTCTCTGGGGATAAGTATCCTCCAGTTTATCCTCATCAGTGGGAAAAAAGCACCCGAACAGGTTCAATCCTTGATTGAGCAAACCCGCCGACAGATTATTGACCCTAACACTCAAAGAAATGTTATCGAGTTAATCGAGAAGATTATTATCTACAAATTTCCTCAGAAAAGTCGCCAGGAGTTAGAAGCCATGTTTAATCTCACTGAATGGAAACAAACCAAGTTTTATCAAGAAGCTAAGGAAGAAGGAAAAATTGAAGGGAAACTTGAAGGGAAACTTGAAGGGAAACTTGAAGGGAAGATTGAAGGGAAAATTGAAGGGAAGATTGAAGGAAAAATTGAAGGGAAACTTGAAGGAAAACTTGAAGGTAAATTGGAAACAATTCCTCTTCTGATTAGGTTGGGACTTAACGAAGAACAAATTGCGCGGGAATTAAATATAAAAATTGAGATTGTTCGTCAATTTATTGCCAATCAGAACAACTAA
- a CDS encoding DUF2887 domain-containing protein, whose product MANLPEQVQSLIEQTRRQIIDPNTQRNVIELIEKIIIYKFPQKSRQELEAMFNLTEWKQTKFYQEAKEEGKLEGKLEGKLEGKLEGKLEGKIEGKIEGKIEGKIEGKLEGKLEGKLETIPLLIRLGLNEEQIARELNIKIEIVRQFIANQNN is encoded by the coding sequence TTGGCTAATTTACCCGAACAGGTTCAATCCTTGATTGAGCAAACCCGCCGACAGATTATTGACCCTAACACTCAAAGAAATGTTATCGAGTTAATCGAGAAGATTATTATCTACAAATTTCCTCAGAAAAGTCGCCAGGAGTTAGAAGCCATGTTTAATCTCACTGAATGGAAACAAACCAAGTTTTATCAAGAAGCTAAGGAAGAAGGAAAACTTGAAGGGAAACTTGAAGGGAAACTTGAAGGGAAACTTGAAGGGAAACTTGAAGGGAAGATTGAAGGGAAAATTGAAGGGAAGATTGAAGGAAAAATTGAAGGGAAACTTGAAGGAAAACTTGAAGGTAAATTGGAAACAATTCCTCTTCTGATTAGGTTGGGACTTAACGAAGAACAAATTGCGCGGGAATTAAATATAAAAATTGAGATTGTTCGTCAATTTATTGCCAATCAGAACAACTAA
- a CDS encoding DUF2887 domain-containing protein, with protein sequence MANLPEQFQSLIEQTRRQIIDPNTQRNVIELIEKIIIYKFPQKSRQELEAMFNLTEWKQTKFYQEAKEEGKLETIPLLVKLGLNEEQIARELNLRVEIVCQFIANQNN encoded by the coding sequence TTGGCTAATTTACCCGAACAGTTTCAATCCTTGATTGAGCAAACCCGCCGACAGATTATTGACCCTAACACTCAAAGAAATGTTATCGAGTTAATCGAGAAGATTATTATCTACAAATTTCCTCAGAAAAGTCGCCAGGAGTTAGAAGCCATGTTTAATCTCACTGAATGGAAACAAACCAAGTTTTATCAAGAAGCTAAGGAAGAAGGAAAACTTGAAACAATTCCTCTTCTGGTTAAGTTGGGACTTAACGAAGAACAAATTGCGCGGGAATTAAATCTAAGAGTTGAGATTGTTTGTCAATTTATTGCCAATCAAAACAATTAA
- a CDS encoding type II toxin-antitoxin system HicB family antitoxin produces MKKLKYRIVIQWSDEDNCYLVGLPDFPGQKWRTHGNTYAESVKNAEEVLESLMELYQKLGESLPEPEINKKREILQK; encoded by the coding sequence ATGAAAAAACTTAAATATAGAATAGTGATTCAGTGGTCTGATGAAGACAATTGTTATCTAGTTGGCTTACCCGACTTTCCAGGTCAAAAATGGCGAACTCATGGTAATACTTATGCTGAATCAGTGAAAAATGCTGAAGAAGTCCTAGAATCTCTGATGGAACTTTATCAGAAATTAGGAGAATCTTTACCTGAGCCTGAAATAAATAAAAAGAGAGAAATTTTGCAAAAATAA
- a CDS encoding type II toxin-antitoxin system HicA family toxin, translating into MLKKAGFIDFPGKGSHNHWLHPLYAGKITLSGKDGADAKRYQEQEVKNAIEEVRRKEDEKT; encoded by the coding sequence ATGCTCAAAAAAGCTGGATTTATTGATTTTCCGGGAAAAGGCAGTCACAACCATTGGTTACACCCTCTATATGCAGGGAAAATCACTCTCTCGGGAAAAGACGGAGCGGATGCTAAACGTTACCAAGAACAAGAAGTCAAAAATGCCATTGAAGAGGTCAGGAGAAAAGAAGATGAAAAAACTTAA
- a CDS encoding anacyclamide/piricyclamide family prenylated cyclic peptide — translation MKTKKLTPRNAAPVQRKNTATVSRDGNAIIQLDWGTFCVQEDGEGNCKEWYELPFAGDDAE, via the coding sequence ATGAAAACCAAAAAACTGACACCCCGCAATGCTGCTCCTGTGCAACGGAAAAATACCGCTACCGTCTCTCGCGATGGTAATGCGATCATTCAACTTGATTGGGGAACTTTTTGTGTGCAAGAGGATGGGGAGGGAAATTGTAAAGAGTGGTACGAACTGCCGTTTGCGGGAGACGACGCAGAGTAA
- a CDS encoding ribbon-helix-helix domain-containing protein — MNTIQLTPEIEDLIAQQIKTGKYQDDLAVIQEGLSLLAERDRIYRGRFEELKREVMIGVEELRRQEGINAEEVFSELEEDLQQIEAKGFPMSQK, encoded by the coding sequence ATGAACACTATCCAACTGACACCAGAAATAGAAGATTTGATTGCTCAACAAATTAAAACAGGAAAATATCAAGATGATTTAGCCGTTATTCAAGAGGGATTGAGTTTATTGGCAGAAAGAGACAGAATTTACCGAGGAAGATTTGAAGAATTGAAACGGGAAGTTATGATTGGCGTTGAGGAATTAAGACGACAGGAAGGAATTAATGCCGAAGAGGTTTTTTCAGAATTAGAAGAGGATTTACAACAAATAGAGGCTAAGGGTTTCCCGATGAGTCAGAAATAA
- a CDS encoding type II toxin-antitoxin system RelE/ParE family toxin, with translation MSKIIFSPSARLDLKQVNSYLAGKNPQAARILKEKIQQACKKLAKFPNLGRRRDELIPSLRSFPVEDYLIFYFPLENGIEIARVVSGYRDLDAMFDVD, from the coding sequence ATGTCAAAGATTATTTTCTCACCCTCAGCTAGATTGGATTTAAAGCAAGTTAATAGTTACTTGGCTGGGAAAAATCCGCAAGCTGCTAGAATTTTAAAAGAAAAAATCCAACAGGCTTGTAAAAAATTAGCTAAATTCCCCAATCTGGGACGTAGGCGCGATGAGTTAATCCCTAGTTTACGAAGTTTTCCAGTAGAAGATTATCTGATATTTTATTTCCCTCTTGAAAACGGAATTGAAATCGCAAGAGTAGTCAGTGGATATAGAGATTTAGATGCTATGTTTGATGTTGATTAA
- a CDS encoding anacyclamide/piricyclamide family prenylated cyclic peptide, whose translation MKTKKLTPRNAAPVQRENTATVSRDGNAIAPRYAWHSDMRKGSLNPFAGDDAE comes from the coding sequence ATGAAAACTAAAAAACTGACACCCCGCAATGCTGCTCCTGTGCAACGGGAAAATACCGCTACCGTCTCTCGTGATGGCAATGCGATCGCTCCCCGATATGCCTGGCATTCCGATATGAGGAAAGGCTCCTTGAATCCTTTTGCGGGAGACGACGCAGAGTAG
- a CDS encoding transposase, whose translation MSRKPRNLQAGYSYHVTTRCNNREFKLSKRECLEVFLYAIKKALEKHQFKLYALCIMSNHVHYLIEPAQPEDLPKIMHFLNWYKAM comes from the coding sequence ATGTCAAGAAAACCTCGAAATCTTCAAGCTGGTTATTCCTACCACGTCACCACACGCTGCAATAACCGAGAGTTCAAACTATCCAAGCGGGAATGCCTGGAGGTATTTCTTTATGCCATCAAGAAGGCTTTAGAAAAACACCAGTTTAAGCTTTATGCTCTCTGTATCATGTCTAATCATGTCCATTATCTGATCGAACCTGCCCAACCAGAAGATTTACCCAAAATTATGCACTTTCTCAACTGGTACAAGGCGATGTGA
- a CDS encoding Uma2 family endonuclease, with product MIATTTISPQLTIPRLENGDKLTRREFERRYKAMPNLKKAELIEGIVYIMASPLRITNHGNPHARIITWLGNYWSSTPGTELGDNCTVRLDTDNEPQPDALLRIKNGGQSTISEDGYVEGAPELIVEIAASTVSLDLHQKLNVYRRNQVQEYLVWRVEDGEFDWFRLTNEEYIKLEPNSEGIICSQIFPGLWLDTDALLAGDLAKVLEVLQLGIATLKHQSS from the coding sequence ATGATAGCAACTACAACAATTTCTCCTCAATTAACCATTCCACGCCTAGAAAATGGGGATAAGCTTACTCGTCGTGAATTTGAGCGTAGATATAAGGCTATGCCAAATCTAAAAAAAGCAGAACTCATTGAAGGAATTGTTTATATTATGGCTTCTCCCCTAAGAATTACGAATCATGGCAACCCTCATGCGCGTATTATTACTTGGCTAGGTAACTATTGGTCAAGTACACCAGGAACCGAATTAGGTGATAATTGTACGGTTCGTCTTGATACTGACAATGAACCTCAACCCGATGCACTATTAAGAATTAAAAATGGTGGACAATCAACGATTAGTGAGGATGGTTATGTCGAAGGTGCGCCAGAGTTAATCGTCGAAATTGCAGCGAGTACAGTCTCCCTTGACTTACATCAAAAACTTAATGTTTATCGCCGTAACCAAGTGCAAGAATATCTAGTCTGGCGAGTTGAAGATGGAGAATTTGATTGGTTTAGATTAACAAATGAAGAATATATTAAACTTGAACCGAACTCAGAAGGGATAATTTGTTCCCAGATCTTCCCTGGGTTATGGTTAGATACAGATGCCTTATTAGCCGGTGATTTAGCCAAGGTTTTAGAGGTTTTGCAATTAGGAATAGCTACGCTCAAACATCAATCTAGTTAG
- a CDS encoding DUF29 domain-containing protein — MLGVHQLKQLYELDDSQWLGETISLLRNHQFQQLDLEHLIEELEDLGKEKKNAVASLLEQVIRHLLLLQYWTKETEYNTINWQEEIYNFRTQLRRKMTANLRNYLEEELNYVYEDALGFVKIKTANTMIFPSQCPYSLEQLLDRDWLP, encoded by the coding sequence ATGCTAGGTGTTCATCAATTAAAACAACTCTATGAGCTTGATGACTCTCAATGGCTAGGAGAAACCATTAGCTTGCTTAGAAATCATCAATTTCAACAGCTAGACTTAGAACATTTAATCGAGGAATTAGAGGATTTGGGCAAAGAAAAGAAAAATGCGGTAGCCAGTCTTTTAGAACAGGTTATCCGCCATTTATTATTACTGCAATACTGGACAAAAGAAACAGAATATAATACAATTAATTGGCAGGAAGAAATCTATAATTTTCGGACTCAATTAAGGCGAAAAATGACGGCTAATCTCCGTAATTATTTAGAAGAAGAATTAAACTATGTTTATGAAGATGCGTTAGGTTTCGTCAAAATCAAAACAGCGAATACTATGATTTTTCCCTCTCAATGTCCTTACTCACTAGAACAATTACTAGATCGCGATTGGTTGCCATAA
- a CDS encoding Uma2 family endonuclease translates to MLTTKPRFQTFAEYLQYEDNSEESYELFNGELVEMPPESGLNFQIANRLFLVFALMLGTDRVRGHGLELEVRGEPKNRYPDLTIIREKHIQLLSQRNTILLSMAPPLLVIEVVSPGEIQRERDYIAKRSQYQDCGIPEYWIVDPQTQTILVLELRGNAYTQVGNFSNDDLVKSPRFKELNLKVCDVFNY, encoded by the coding sequence ATGTTAACCACAAAACCCCGCTTTCAAACCTTCGCTGAATATCTACAATATGAGGATAATTCAGAGGAATCTTATGAATTATTTAACGGAGAATTGGTAGAAATGCCACCAGAATCAGGACTTAACTTTCAAATTGCTAATCGTCTTTTTCTAGTCTTTGCTTTGATGCTAGGAACAGATAGAGTCAGAGGACATGGTTTAGAATTAGAAGTGAGAGGCGAACCGAAAAACCGTTATCCTGACCTAACCATTATTCGAGAAAAACATATTCAATTACTCTCCCAGAGAAATACGATTCTTCTTTCCATGGCACCCCCCTTATTAGTCATTGAAGTGGTTAGTCCGGGGGAAATCCAAAGAGAGAGAGATTACATCGCCAAAAGAAGCCAATATCAAGATTGTGGGATTCCTGAATACTGGATAGTTGATCCTCAAACTCAAACTATTTTAGTCTTAGAATTAAGAGGAAATGCTTACACACAGGTTGGTAATTTTAGCAATGATGACCTAGTAAAATCTCCCAGATTCAAAGAATTAAACTTAAAGGTTTGTGATGTATTTAATTATTAA
- a CDS encoding cyanobactin biosynthesis system PatB/AcyB/McaB family protein: MPECFAPTPIIYPKTTVRLPKQSAPVKRPHFIHPHECVDIIHGDGEDLVSILVKLVHGANYNDPAQFQYPHYGYLKMSSFGGFRY; the protein is encoded by the coding sequence ATGCCCGAATGCTTCGCCCCTACCCCCATTATTTACCCCAAAACAACCGTGAGACTTCCCAAACAATCTGCTCCCGTCAAACGACCCCATTTCATTCATCCCCATGAATGCGTCGATATTATTCATGGAGATGGCGAAGACTTGGTATCTATCTTAGTTAAGTTAGTTCATGGAGCTAACTACAATGATCCGGCTCAGTTTCAATACCCTCACTATGGCTATCTGAAAATGTCCTCTTTTGGCGGTTTTCGTTATTAG